The following proteins are co-located in the Fodinibius salicampi genome:
- a CDS encoding GTP-binding protein yields MAKETYQRNKPHVNIGTIGHVDHGKTTLTAAITTVMAKHYGG; encoded by the coding sequence ATGGCAAAAGAGACATACCAGCGGAATAAGCCGCATGTAAACATAGGAACGATAGGTCACGTAGACCACGGGAAGACGACCCTGACGGCCGCGATCACGACGGTGATGGCCAAGCACTACGGGGGCG